Proteins from a single region of Paraburkholderia sp. ZP32-5:
- a CDS encoding ShlB/FhaC/HecB family hemolysin secretion/activation protein: protein MTPWVSDEVAGRRGPRLAGILLIGGMTLVPFVKAQAQQTAPDAGAAQAPAAPAAPTAAGALPATFDVNEFIVRGNTTLSSLDVEKAVYPFEGPGRTLKDVNAARDALQKVYQDNGYQSVAVELPQQQVKNGVIVLQVVEAKVGRLRVEGAKYDSPLKIREAVPALTEGTVPDFNAAQQQLTELNRSPDSQVIPVLKPGVMPQTVDVDLNVTDHSAAHGSLELNNDQSPNTAELRTVASLSYSNLWQLGHVMSGSFLLAPQHPRDAQVYSFSYLAPLKDSHWSLMATVFHSNSDVASLGGTNVLGKGTSFGLTAIYALPSTDIYSQSVSVEIDHKHFDEDDTIAGQTSEAPLTYVPVTFAYTGQLNLKNSQTSFSASLTTNIRGLGSDADAWDQKRFNATPDFVYGKFDVNHTQDLPRDVQLNGHVSAQFANSPLVSSEQFAAGGINTVRGYLEAEDTADSGVIGSLELRSPSIAKYVGSAVDEWRFHAFVDAAHLWLLSPLPEQTSEFTLVSAGVGTRIQLMKYASAALEMAFPLRSATYTKAYSPRFQFYVRGTF, encoded by the coding sequence ATGACGCCATGGGTAAGTGATGAGGTGGCGGGCCGCCGGGGACCGCGGCTTGCGGGGATACTGTTGATCGGCGGCATGACGCTGGTTCCGTTCGTCAAGGCACAGGCGCAGCAGACAGCACCGGATGCGGGGGCCGCACAGGCACCCGCGGCACCCGCGGCGCCCACCGCGGCGGGCGCACTGCCGGCGACGTTCGACGTGAACGAGTTCATCGTGCGAGGTAATACGACGCTGTCGAGCCTCGACGTCGAGAAGGCGGTCTATCCGTTCGAAGGCCCGGGCCGCACGCTAAAGGACGTGAACGCCGCGCGCGATGCGTTGCAGAAGGTCTATCAGGACAACGGCTACCAGTCGGTCGCTGTCGAGCTGCCGCAGCAGCAGGTCAAGAACGGTGTGATCGTGCTGCAGGTGGTGGAGGCGAAGGTCGGCCGTCTGCGCGTCGAGGGAGCGAAGTACGACTCGCCGCTGAAAATCCGCGAAGCCGTGCCGGCTCTGACGGAAGGCACGGTACCGGACTTCAACGCCGCGCAGCAGCAGCTCACCGAGTTGAACCGCTCGCCGGACAGTCAGGTGATTCCGGTGCTCAAGCCGGGCGTGATGCCGCAGACGGTCGACGTGGACCTGAACGTGACCGACCATAGCGCCGCGCACGGCAGCCTCGAACTGAACAACGACCAGAGCCCGAACACCGCGGAGCTGCGCACCGTCGCATCGCTCAGCTATTCGAACCTGTGGCAGCTCGGCCATGTGATGTCGGGCAGCTTCCTGCTCGCGCCGCAGCACCCGCGCGATGCCCAGGTCTATTCGTTCTCGTATCTCGCGCCGCTGAAGGACTCGCACTGGAGCCTGATGGCGACGGTGTTCCACTCGAACAGCGACGTCGCGTCGCTCGGCGGCACGAACGTGTTGGGCAAGGGCACGTCGTTCGGGCTGACGGCGATCTATGCGCTGCCTTCGACCGACATCTACTCGCAGTCGGTGAGCGTCGAGATCGATCACAAGCACTTCGACGAGGACGACACGATCGCGGGGCAGACGTCGGAGGCGCCGCTCACCTACGTTCCGGTCACGTTCGCCTACACCGGCCAGTTGAACCTGAAGAACTCGCAGACGTCGTTCTCCGCGTCGCTGACGACCAACATCCGCGGTCTCGGCAGCGATGCGGACGCGTGGGACCAGAAGCGCTTCAACGCAACGCCGGACTTCGTCTACGGCAAGTTCGACGTCAATCACACGCAGGATCTGCCGCGCGATGTCCAGCTCAATGGCCACGTCAGCGCGCAGTTCGCCAATTCGCCGCTCGTGTCCAGCGAGCAGTTCGCGGCGGGCGGCATCAATACCGTGCGCGGCTACCTGGAGGCTGAAGACACGGCCGACAGCGGGGTCATCGGTTCGCTCGAACTGAGAAGCCCGTCGATCGCGAAGTACGTGGGCAGCGCGGTCGACGAGTGGCGCTTCCACGCGTTCGTCGATGCGGCGCACCTGTGGCTGCTGAGTCCGCTGCCGGAGCAGACCTCGGAATTCACGCTGGTGAGCGCGGGTGTCGGTACGCGCATCCAGTTGATGAAGTACGCGAGCGCGGCGCTCGAAATGGCGTTCCCGCTCAGGTCGGCGACCTACACGAAGGCATATAGCCCGCGGTTCCAGTTCTATGTACGCGGGACTTTTTAA